A genomic region of Papaver somniferum cultivar HN1 chromosome 7, ASM357369v1, whole genome shotgun sequence contains the following coding sequences:
- the LOC113296189 gene encoding aspartic proteinase nepenthesin-2-like, giving the protein MEDRSYYIGQVGIGNFSNQPQYYYLIIDTGSDLIWIQCHGGNNYFYQDPPVYDQGGSSTYERIPCEHLDECDSRHCENGLCTYREGYVSGPETSGHLAYETFTINSNTGARESVANIIMGCGIDQRNFGPLFGVPEKRDGDQDFPPPIPAPGTAPIAGILGLGQDTSNFSLVLQLDVDNKKFGSDAIIGGGPEVLKTPILQDPNFRSPYHLVLEDISVGNRRVRFQPSDHDFQIRADGNGGTIIDSGAPFTIMSMRHFQRVKQVLLNYFADFRIQPVDREPGMLFDPCFRIPAGFNEHPEMTFHFQGGADFVIKQRSGIFTYYKDENLLCFAIIGLYNLQFDVTLGAMQQANKRILYDLNEKKLSFTEEDCNFGS; this is encoded by the exons ATGGAGGACAGAAGCTATTACATTGGTCAGGTAGGCATAGGTAATTTCAGTAATCAACcacaatattattatttaattatcgATACTGGTAGTGATCTTATATGGATTCAATGTCACGGTGGAAATAATTATTTCTATCAAGATCCGCCAGTTTATGATCAGGGGGGTTCGAGTACGTATGAGCGTATCCCTTGTGAACATCTTGATGAGTGTGACTCAAGACATTGCGAAAACGGGCTCTGTACGTACAGAGAAGGATATGTTTCCGGACCAGAAACATCTGGTCATCTTGCTTATgaaacattcactatcaactcaAACACCGGTGCCCGTGAAAGTGTTGCAAATATAATCATGGGTTGCGGTATTGATCAAAGGAATTTCGGACCATTATTTGGTGTTCCTGAGAAGCGTGACGGTGATCAAGACTTCCCTCCACCCATACCTGCACCTGGAACTGCTCCTATAGCAGGAATTCTCGGTTTAGGACAAGATACCTCTAATTTTTCTTTGGTACTTCAGTTAGATGTTGATAATAAAAA ATTTGGTTCCGACGCAATAATTGGAGGAGGACCTGAAGTACTTAAAACTCCAATATTGCAAGACCCAAATTTCAGGTCTCCTTACCACTTGGTTCTGGAGGATATTAGTGTAGGTAACAGACGCGTAAGGTTTCAACCAAGTGATCATGATTTCCAGATCAGGGCGGATGGAAATGGTGGGACTATCATAGATTCAGGGGCTCCATTTACCATTATGAGTATGCGTCATTTTCAAAGAGTCAAGCAAGTGTTGTTAAATTATTTTGCAGATTTTCGTATTCAACCTGTTGATCGTGAACCTGGCATGCTATTCGATCCTTGTTTTCGTATACCAGCCGGATTCAATGAGCACCCGGAGATGACATTTCATTTTCAGGGGGGCGCGGATTTTGTTATTAAACAACGGTCTGGTATTTTTACCTATTACAAAGATGAGAACTTGCTATGTTTTGCTATCATTGGCTTGTATAACCTCCAATTTGATGTTACTTTAGGAGCTATGCAACAAGCTAATAAAAGGATTTTGTACGATCTTAATGAAAAGAAACTCTCATTTACCGAAGAGGATTGCAATTTTGGTTCATGA